Proteins from a single region of Hymenobacter aquaticus:
- a CDS encoding DUF5777 family beta-barrel protein codes for MKSPRHAVPFLFSLLVALLAFAPAAQAQDDLLGQLEKATADPGKREVVTATFKGTHIINSQSVETPGKGTMAFLIQHRFGTLNSGAYNFFGLDQAVLRLSFEYGLTSRLTAGVGRSSQEKTFDGFLKYRAIRQTTGARAVPVSVTLFASSAITTLKFNTPSERNMSSRMTYAYQALIARKFSPELSVQLMPTMIHRNFVATPSEQNDVYALGGALRQKITKRTVLTADYYYLLPGNTADNFRNALGLGVDIETGGHVFQLHVTNSLGMTEKFFVPETTGKFFDGDLYFGFTVARNFTIKPQI; via the coding sequence ATGAAATCACCTCGACACGCTGTTCCGTTTCTTTTCAGCTTACTAGTGGCGCTGCTGGCCTTCGCGCCGGCCGCACAAGCCCAGGACGACCTGCTGGGGCAACTCGAAAAAGCCACCGCCGACCCCGGCAAGCGGGAAGTGGTGACGGCTACCTTCAAGGGTACCCACATCATCAACTCGCAGTCGGTGGAAACGCCGGGCAAGGGCACCATGGCCTTCCTGATTCAGCACCGCTTCGGCACGCTCAACAGCGGGGCCTACAACTTCTTCGGCCTCGACCAGGCCGTGTTGCGCCTGAGCTTCGAGTACGGCCTGACCAGCCGGCTGACCGCCGGTGTGGGCCGCAGCTCCCAGGAAAAGACGTTTGACGGCTTTCTGAAGTACCGCGCCATCCGGCAAACGACCGGGGCCCGCGCCGTGCCGGTTTCCGTGACGCTGTTTGCCTCCTCGGCCATTACTACGCTCAAATTCAACACGCCTTCGGAGCGCAACATGTCTTCGCGCATGACTTACGCCTACCAGGCCCTGATTGCCCGCAAGTTCAGCCCCGAGCTGTCGGTGCAGCTGATGCCCACGATGATTCACCGCAACTTCGTGGCCACTCCCTCCGAGCAGAACGACGTGTACGCCCTGGGCGGCGCGCTGCGCCAGAAAATCACGAAGCGCACGGTGCTGACGGCGGATTACTACTACCTGCTGCCGGGCAATACGGCCGATAATTTCCGCAATGCCCTGGGCCTGGGCGTGGATATTGAAACCGGGGGCCACGTATTCCAGCTGCACGTGACCAACTCGCTGGGCATGACCGAAAAGTTCTTCGTGCCCGAGACGACCGGCAAGTTCTTCGACGGCGACCTGTACTTCGGCTTCACGGTAGCCCGCAACTTCACCATCAAGCCTCAGATCTAA
- a CDS encoding group I truncated hemoglobin → MKHSLLIVAMLAGSLFVSSCGKNDAEEAPAPTLYDRLGKTEGIAKIVDGLIANVGTETQMTNSVMLRSHKPMLDAVNSGADPTRLQRLRNNFIDQVGEATGGPLKYKGLSMLTAHKGMAVTHTEFTVWRAQLEKSLNTNKVSETDKAALYAIIDKMHDDVVGH, encoded by the coding sequence ATGAAACACTCCTTACTTATCGTGGCCATGCTGGCCGGCAGCCTGTTTGTTAGCTCCTGCGGTAAAAACGACGCCGAAGAGGCCCCCGCGCCTACCCTCTACGACCGGCTGGGCAAAACCGAGGGCATCGCCAAAATCGTGGACGGCCTGATTGCCAACGTGGGCACCGAAACCCAGATGACGAACTCAGTGATGCTCCGCTCGCACAAGCCGATGCTCGACGCGGTAAACAGCGGCGCCGACCCGACGCGCCTGCAGCGCCTGCGCAACAACTTCATTGACCAGGTAGGCGAAGCCACCGGCGGCCCGCTGAAGTACAAAGGCCTGAGCATGCTGACGGCCCACAAAGGCATGGCCGTGACGCACACCGAGTTTACGGTGTGGCGCGCCCAGCTGGAAAAGTCGCTGAATACCAACAAAGTATCGGAAACCGATAAGGCTGCTCTGTACGCCATCATCGACAAGATGCACGACGACGTAGTAGGCCACTAG